In the Paenibacillus pabuli genome, one interval contains:
- a CDS encoding DUF5412 family protein, with amino-acid sequence MEQHHQANSSSSTTKLRKPWIRRHPLLTTFTLLIFIPIFVLVAYFMLRPYFSTFDRSDQGDLSYSMPSQNGEYTAEIYGVPYGGAAGGVTIWVDVRKTNDLDASSVKTIYRAEYHGHNHLEWEGENTLRIENWSEYSDESITLNIEDEIYDGRGWACKSLRMKDQYVQCLSPKK; translated from the coding sequence ATGGAACAACACCATCAGGCGAATTCGAGTTCGTCCACAACAAAGCTCCGCAAGCCATGGATTCGCAGGCACCCCCTCCTCACGACATTCACCTTATTGATATTCATACCCATATTCGTACTCGTCGCCTATTTTATGCTCCGCCCTTATTTCTCGACATTTGATCGTTCTGACCAAGGAGATTTAAGTTATTCCATGCCTTCACAGAATGGAGAATATACGGCTGAAATATATGGTGTTCCTTACGGTGGTGCTGCCGGTGGAGTTACCATCTGGGTGGATGTGAGAAAAACGAATGATCTTGATGCCTCCAGTGTGAAAACCATCTATCGCGCCGAGTATCACGGACATAACCATCTGGAATGGGAGGGCGAAAATACACTTCGGATCGAAAACTGGAGTGAATACTCGGATGAGTCTATTACGCTCAACATTGAAGATGAAATCTATGATGGACGGGGCTGGGCATGCAAAAGTCTGCGCATGAAGGATCAGTATGTGCAGTGCTTGTCACCTAAAAAGTAA
- a CDS encoding glycosyltransferase family 2 protein gives MAIRTKYAYDRKGHGDVITISLCMIVKNEERTLARCLDSVAGIADEIVIVDTGSSDRTMDIAAQYTDQVYTYEWTDDFAAARNYSFDQATQEYILWLDADDVLLPAERAKLEKLKEQLPSEGETAAVILNYTLAEGPEGSPLVTDRRLRLVKRDAGCRWHGRLHEQLSFPASGVITADIAVTHRREAGHHSARNVRILRKWIAEEGAAHGRLLFYYAGECYDRQRYAAAARGYAKLLEQPSGYREDRLIACARLAECYERLGQPGRKLGALLQSFQYDLPHADFCCAIAACFHERQELVSAIYWYMQAVDVSSRDTGLRPVPAACRTWLPHARLSLCYAHLGNWEQALMHNTKAREYLPNDPGLLDNRQKLEVILRKEIRNREEHSEAQPPK, from the coding sequence ATGGCGATCAGAACGAAATACGCGTACGACAGGAAGGGGCACGGTGACGTGATCACCATCAGTCTGTGCATGATTGTGAAGAACGAGGAACGCACGCTTGCGCGCTGTCTGGACTCGGTAGCCGGAATCGCGGACGAAATTGTCATTGTGGATACCGGTTCGTCCGACCGTACGATGGACATTGCTGCCCAGTATACCGACCAGGTCTACACGTATGAGTGGACAGATGATTTTGCCGCCGCGCGGAACTACTCATTCGACCAGGCAACGCAGGAATATATCCTGTGGCTAGACGCGGATGATGTGCTGCTGCCAGCGGAACGGGCGAAGCTGGAGAAGCTGAAGGAGCAGCTGCCGTCCGAGGGGGAGACGGCAGCTGTGATCTTGAACTACACGCTGGCCGAGGGGCCGGAGGGAAGTCCGCTCGTGACGGACCGACGGTTGCGCCTGGTCAAGCGGGACGCGGGGTGCCGCTGGCATGGCCGGCTGCACGAGCAGCTCAGCTTCCCGGCGAGTGGGGTCATTACGGCAGATATTGCCGTCACGCACCGCCGCGAAGCAGGCCATCATTCGGCGCGTAACGTGCGCATTCTGCGCAAATGGATCGCCGAAGAGGGCGCAGCCCACGGTCGCCTGCTGTTCTACTACGCAGGCGAATGTTATGACCGCCAGCGTTATGCAGCGGCGGCTCGGGGGTACGCGAAGCTGCTGGAACAGCCTAGCGGCTATCGCGAGGATCGGCTCATTGCCTGCGCGAGGCTGGCGGAATGTTACGAACGTCTGGGTCAGCCGGGACGCAAGTTGGGTGCACTACTGCAGTCGTTCCAGTACGATCTGCCACATGCGGACTTCTGCTGTGCGATCGCAGCCTGCTTTCATGAACGGCAGGAGCTGGTCTCTGCGATCTATTGGTATATGCAGGCTGTAGACGTGAGCAGCCGCGATACGGGTCTGCGCCCGGTTCCCGCAGCATGCCGCACCTGGCTGCCGCATGCCCGGCTGTCCCTCTGTTATGCCCATCTGGGCAACTGGGAGCAGGCACTCATGCATAACACGAAAGCTCGGGAGTATCTGCCAAACGACCCCGGCCTGCTGGATAATCGTCAGAAGCTGGAAGTCATTTTGCGCAAAGAGATTCGGAATCGGGAAGAGCACAGTGAAGCACAGCCTCCGAAATAG
- a CDS encoding class I SAM-dependent methyltransferase → MANHDRVSERYYGEINSEDSHEATRTRIHWMCREATGKRILDVGCSQGITSILLAREGFRVTGVDLEEESIRYAQSELAKESKPVRNNVDFRMLDITQWKVKTTFDTVLLGEVLEHFAHPETLLLQIHRLLQEEGTLIVTVPYGYHPFYDHKQTFYAGNLAMCLMPYFEVLKLEVHHKYLCCVARKRRKTQLHMSPTLKQVTEWMQLDHVHFAEVEQNHLRMMKLRKKALDQAVEQVKRLRRQENVEG, encoded by the coding sequence ATGGCGAATCATGATCGGGTAAGCGAACGCTATTACGGTGAGATCAACTCGGAAGATTCCCATGAAGCCACTCGGACCCGCATCCACTGGATGTGTAGGGAAGCAACCGGCAAACGAATCCTGGACGTTGGATGCAGTCAGGGGATTACCTCCATTCTGCTGGCGCGTGAGGGATTTCGCGTAACAGGGGTTGATCTGGAGGAAGAGAGCATCCGGTATGCACAGAGTGAACTCGCCAAAGAGTCCAAACCTGTCCGGAATAATGTGGATTTTCGCATGCTGGATATTACGCAATGGAAAGTAAAGACGACCTTCGATACGGTGCTGCTCGGAGAAGTGCTGGAGCATTTTGCCCATCCGGAAACGTTATTACTTCAAATTCACCGGCTGCTTCAGGAGGAAGGGACGCTGATCGTAACCGTGCCGTATGGCTATCATCCGTTCTATGATCACAAGCAGACGTTCTATGCAGGAAACCTGGCGATGTGTCTGATGCCTTATTTTGAAGTCTTGAAACTGGAAGTTCATCATAAATATCTATGTTGCGTGGCTCGCAAGCGGCGAAAAACACAGCTGCATATGTCGCCAACCCTCAAACAAGTGACGGAGTGGATGCAGCTGGATCATGTGCATTTCGCCGAGGTCGAGCAGAACCATCTTCGCATGATGAAACTGCGTAAGAAGGCGCTGGACCAAGCGGTGGAGCAAGTGAAGCGGCTTCGTCGTCAGGAGAATGTTGAAGGGTAA